The following are from one region of the Brienomyrus brachyistius isolate T26 chromosome 4, BBRACH_0.4, whole genome shotgun sequence genome:
- the LOC125739813 gene encoding LOW QUALITY PROTEIN: clusterin-like (The sequence of the model RefSeq protein was modified relative to this genomic sequence to represent the inferred CDS: deleted 1 base in 1 codon; substituted 1 base at 1 genomic stop codon), translated as MILNQSLEDPDMEVTXMEDSFSRLLGQMKALYDGSLLLVTKLHKHLAEAFQTAFAIDNSQSPTAAPDALDTSFFEGISLEDILESFFDFSRSIYQELSSMAKRVFDMGHEPVEGMELPTETAPSSSQLPQTQQLCRDLRRQASECWRLRARCEACQRPSLRAHFLRISNFGELWGISEPLSPECPDLGELQVKLSEFSHLLELSRHHYQEVWQIVQRHVAKTLDWLRDMAAGLGWVSRGIQERHGRAGKHLPRDCGKMGGDASSGGTVVGVNILNSPTLTVMVPSELELQDPAFIQNMVQEALAMCKQMVRLSWARLTKMSPAGSSPWWSLVPTGCPGRA; from the exons ATGATCCTGAACCAGAGCCTGGAGGATCCCGACATGGAGGTAACATAGATGGAGGACTCATTTAGCCGGCTGCTGGGCCAGATGAAAGCTCTGTATGACGGGAGCCTTCTGCTTGTGACTAAGCTGCATAAGCACCTAGCTGAGGCTTTCCAGACGGCCTTCGCCATCGATAACTCCCAGAGCCCTACTGCTGCCCCTGATGCCCTGGACACAAGCTTCTTTGAGGGTATCAGCCTCGAGGACATCCTGGAGTCCTTCTTTGACTTCAGCAGGAGCATATACCAAGAGCTTAGCTCGATGGCCAAGCGGGTGTTTGACATGGGGCACGAACCTGTGGAGGGAATGGAGCTGCCAACAG AAACCGCACCGTCCTCCAGCCAACTGCCACAGACTCAGCAGCTGTGCAGAGATCTGCGCAGACAGGCGTCGGAGTGCTGGCGGCTGCGGGCC CGCTGCGAGGCCTGCCAGAGGCCGTCGTTGAGAG CGCACTTCCTGCGGATTTCCAACTTCGGGGAG CTTTGGGGTATCTCTGAGCCTTTGTCCCCAGAATGTCCAGACCTTGGAGAGCTGCAGGTGAAGCTGAGTGAGTTCTCCCATCTGCTGGAGCTCTCCCGTCACCACTACCAGGAGGTGTGGCAGATCGTCCAGCGTCACGTGGCCAAAACTCTGGACTGGCTCAGAGACATGGCCGCTGGACTCGGCTGGGTGTCAAGGGGCATCCAGGAACGACACGGCCGAGCCGGAAAACATCTTCCGCGTGACTGCGGTAAG ATGGGTGGTGACGCCTCAAGTGGAGGCACCGTAGTGGGGGTGAACATCCTGAACTCTCCCACGCTCACCGTCATGGTGCCATCAGAGCTGGAACTCCAGGATCCTGCCTTCATTCAAAACATGGTCCAGGAAGCCCTGGCCATGTGCAAGCAAATGGTCAG GCTGTCCTGGGCGCGCCTGACCAAAATGTCACCTGCTGGCTCATCACCCTGGTGGTCCCTGGTACCCACGGGCTGTCCTGGGCGCGCCTGA
- the LOC125739812 gene encoding transmembrane protein 236-like — translation MVSGKKVKLALLEVLQLAGLSVPVLVVMERFASLVSQLKSEEQPPEDHSTAYWLIVAASIAYVASVTLLVWLPAKCLLYRRSGPFCERTTWRPVTLAYVILSTLPCFAFLIASSQVQVHINKLYDSFCELPASLVLLSLIAVDIVERIRPCRLTGSDDLLMDTCFLCPMVTPLEQVSTVTGQLGAPGDRSWAGGGPGANEWAAAHSLATGRLSSAAASEACWEGPLGWLCAADLRANIVVQGFLFWLDSAEMLRVAALPPVYLSGWVFPIYIISYLSSLRVVAAPQSPCLSAMGVWLQDLPYLILRVSLTATFGLLSPVLYLVKNLLVTLTFIYFNYITKLKIFNTGRMF, via the exons ATGGTGTCTGGGAAGAAGGTTAAGTTGGCGCTGTTGGAGGTCCTGCAACTGGCTGGACTGAGCGTACCTGTACTGGTGGTGATGGAGCGCTTCGCCTCCCTCGTTTCCCAGCTGAAGAGTGAGGAGCAGCCACCCGAAGACCACAGTACCGCGTATTGGCTGATCGTCGCCGCCTCCATCGCCTACGTCGCCTCAGTGACCCTGCTGGTCTGGCTTCCTGCAAAGTGTCTACTGTACCGCCGCTCAGGACCTTTCTGTGAGAGGACCACCTG GAGACCGGTGACCCTGGCGTATGTCATCCTGTCTACTCTACCATGCTTCGCCTTTCTCATCGCCAGCTCCCAG GTGCAGGTTCATATTAACAAACTGTATGACAGCTTTTGTGAGCTCCCGGCATCCCTGGTCCTGCTGTCCCTGATCGCTGTCGATATCGTGGAGAGGATTCGGCCCTGCCGGCTCACGGGGTCAG ATGATTTGCTGATGGACACTTGTTTCCTCTGCCCCATGGTAACGCCCCTGGAGCAAGTTTCCACGGTGACAGGCCAGCTCGGCGCCCCTGGAGACCGGAGCTGGGCTGGAGGTGGACCTGGAGCCAATGAATGGGCGGCTGCCCACAGTCTGGCCACCGGGCGGCTGAGCTCCGCGGCTGCCAGCGAGGCCTGCTGGGAGGGACCTCTGGGGTGGCTCTGCGCGGCAGACCTGCGTGCCAATATCGTCGTCCAAGGCTTTCTGTTTTGGCTCGACTCTGCCGAGATGCTGAGGGTGGCGGCCTTGCCCCCCGTCTACCTGTCCGGCTGGGTCTTCCCTATTTACATCATCAGCTACCTGTCGTCCCTACGTGTCGTGGCGGCTCCGCAGAGCCCCTGCCTGTCAGCTATGGGCGTCTGGCTGCAGGACCTGCCCTACCTCATCCTGCGGGTCAGCCTGACCGCCACCTTCGGCCTGCTCAGCCCCGTGCTTTACCTGGTGAAGAACCTTCTGGTGACTTTGACCTTCATATACTTCAATTATATCACCAAGCTTAAAATCTTCAACACGGGACGCATGTTCTGA